In Zalophus californianus isolate mZalCal1 chromosome 17, mZalCal1.pri.v2, whole genome shotgun sequence, one DNA window encodes the following:
- the IGLON5 gene encoding igLON family member 5 produces the protein MPPPAPGARLRLLAAAALAGLAVISRGLLSQSLEFSSPADNYTVCEGDNATLSCFIDEHVTRVAWLNRSNILYAGNDRWTSDPRVRLLINTPEEFSILITQVGLGDEGLYTCSFQTRHQPYTTQVYLIVHVPARIVNISSPVTVNEGGNVNLLCLAVGRPEPTVTWRQLRDGFTSEGEILEISDIQRGQAGEYECVTHNGVNSAPDSRRVLVTVNYPPTITDVTSARTALGRAALLRCEAMAVPPADFQWYKDDRLLISGTAEGLKVQTERTRSMLLFANVSARHYGNYTCRAANRLGTSSASMRLLRPGSLENSAPRPPGPLTLLSALGWLWWRM, from the exons GGCTGCTGTCCCAGAGCCTGGAGTTCAGCTCTCCTGCGGACAACTACACGGTGTGCGAAGGTGACAACGCCACCCTCAG CTGCTTCATTGACGAGCACGTGACCCGCGTGGCCTGGCTGAACCGCTCCAACATCCTGTACGCGGGCAATGACCGCTGGACCAGTGACCCGCGGGTGCGGCTGCTCATCAACACGCCCGAGGAGTTCTCCATCCTCATCACCCAGGTGGGGCTCGGCGACGAGGGCCTCTACACCTGCTCCTTCCAGACCCGCCACCAGCCGTACACCACTCAGGTCTACCTCATCGTCCATG TCCCCGCCCGCATCGTGAACATCTCCTCGCCTGTGACGGTGAATGAGGGGGGCAACGTGAACCTGCTTTGCCTGGCCGTGGGACGGCCAGAGCCCACAGTCACCTGGAGGCAGCTCCGAG ACGGCTTCACCTCGGAGGGCGAGATCCTGGAGATTTCTGACATCCAGCGAGGCCAGGCCGGGGAATATGAGTGCGTGACTCACAACGGCGTGAACTCGGCACCTGACAGCCGCCGTGTGCTGGTCACAGTCAACT ACCCTCCGACCATCACGGACGTGACCAGCGCCCGCACGGCCCTGGGCCGGGCCGCCCTTCTGCGCTGCGAAGCCATGGCGGTGCCCCCCGCGGACTTCCAGTGGTACAAGGACGACAGACT GCTGATCAGCGGCACAGCCGAGGGCCTGAAGGTGCAGACGGAGCGCACCCGCTCGATGCTTCTCTTCGCCAACGTGAGCGCCCGGCATTACGGCAACTACACCTGTCGCGCTGCCAACCGGCTGGGAACGTCCAGCGCTTCCATGCGGCTCCTGC gCCCCGGATCCCTGGAGAACTCAGCCCCGAGGCCCCCGGGGCCCCTGACCCTCCTCTCGGCCCTGGGCTGGCTGTGGTGGAGGATGTAG